The region TACCGGCAACAATGCTCCATGCCGTACTCGATAGACACTTCGAATAGCTACGGTAAGCCGAGCAGTAAAGTCAAACTATCCGATGGCGGGGTAGTCAACCGACTTCTCAGCTTTCGAGACACAACAATTCAGCGTAAATTCAACACTAAGGTTCCGCTTACAACTCAAGGATCACGAGTGCCTCCAAAAAGCGGTAGACTTAATCGGTTCGCCTTATCGGATCTGAAACAGTTCTTTAAAAATCCTGACATCCGACAATATGTAATACCACAAGTGCTTATTTcacttttcttaattttcttgACAATAATAACGGTCCTATATGTAAGCAAAAGGTTTGAGCAGAGTCCCATCGATAAGGCCGTGCTTAAATACACATTGTGCAACCCAAACGATGTCCAACTGGTTAATGATAGAACGAATTGCATAGGAAAGGATTCTCTTAAAAGTGCTTTGGACATGAGTGAGGAACTCATAAAGCACCTGAACGAACGGGCCCGTCTACATCACTGCAAGGACCCCAGCTTGTCACCCACATTGGAAGTAAACGAATTTGTCAATGAATTATTGAGCAGCTCTAAAAGCCTCAGTGCCAATCTGCAAAGCAATCTTTTGGCCACAAAATACCTTATTGCCGAAAACCCACAGTGGAGTGTACAACTTGTAGACTCTAACCCTCTAGGTCAGGATTCGTACTTTGAACTCTCTGAACCCAGTCTGCCACTTAAGTGCATTGTTCTTAAAAAAGTTACACGTTTCTTTACCCTTATCGGTACGATATTTTTGATAGTATTGGGAGTCCTCCTCGTCTACTTTGCAGTTGTGCTTTACCGCGTCAAACAAAAGGAAGCTCTTATGGCAGTCGACCAAGTCACAAAGGATATTATTAACGAACTAATTTACCATAGTTCCCAATCCGAAAGCCCCGAGGTGATCATAAATCAGCTTCAGGAAAAACTTTTGCCTGCAAAGAAACGCTCCAAGCATTTGACTGCGTGGAATAAAGCACTTAAGCAGTTGGAGAAAAACGACAGCCGCGTCTTGTTTGGAATGGTTAATCGCGATGGGAAAGCATTGCGTACTATTGCTTGGAATAGGAACCTGGAAAAAAAAGATCCTGGTCTGGTAAAGAAGTGGCAGAGTCCCGCATTcgacaactccaacaagaTTGCCAATCCACCGACGCCCTGCCTGAAGATTAGGCACATGTTTGATTCTtctgaagttaaccaagccAACCTGAAGCAGTC is a window of Drosophila bipectinata strain 14024-0381.07 chromosome 2R, DbipHiC1v2, whole genome shotgun sequence DNA encoding:
- the MAN1 gene encoding inner nuclear membrane protein Man1, producing the protein MSTESLNSLSDLELHRKLIQSGFPNTPVTETTRAVLIEKLRKHTVADKRRRKSNKYVLYSKDQQESPSYQYPQYSGFSNGVENNNEAELSRTSLSFNQRSFDECDSSPLHLSASKMYAPPPVVASNYDGDCSPHTLSLNGKYRQQCSMPYSIDTSNSYGKPSSKVKLSDGGVVNRLLSFRDTTIQRKFNTKVPLTTQGSRVPPKSGRLNRFALSDLKQFFKNPDIRQYVIPQVLISLFLIFLTIITVLYVSKRFEQSPIDKAVLKYTLCNPNDVQLVNDRTNCIGKDSLKSALDMSEELIKHLNERARLHHCKDPSLSPTLEVNEFVNELLSSSKSLSANLQSNLLATKYLIAENPQWSVQLVDSNPLGQDSYFELSEPSLPLKCIVLKKVTRFFTLIGTIFLIVLGVLLVYFAVVLYRVKQKEALMAVDQVTKDIINELIYHSSQSESPEVIINQLQEKLLPAKKRSKHLTAWNKALKQLEKNDSRVLFGMVNRDGKALRTIAWNRNLEKKDPGLVKKWQSPAFDNSNKIANPPTPCLKIRHMFDSSEVNQANLKQSIVESIIEKVGPRCKICDVQLDIQSCCVYIRCASEEDAGMIHNEINGWWFDKRLISIKFLRLERYLSRFPVPSAEPIYFHPSEAANTHS